In one Gammaproteobacteria bacterium genomic region, the following are encoded:
- a CDS encoding type B 50S ribosomal protein L31, with amino-acid sequence MKADIHPKYDYVVFQDMSSDYMLLTRSTMKSRETIKWEDGKEYPLIKMEVSSASHPFYTGKQKILDTAGRVDKFRRRYAKS; translated from the coding sequence ATGAAAGCCGATATCCATCCGAAGTACGACTACGTGGTCTTCCAGGACATGTCCAGCGACTACATGCTGTTGACGCGTTCCACCATGAAGAGCCGCGAAACCATCAAGTGGGAAGACGGTAAGGAATACCCGCTGATCAAGATGGAAGTCTCCAGCGCATCGCACCCGTTCTACACGGGCAAGCAGAAGATCCTGGATACCGCCGGCCGCGTCGACAAGTTCCGTCGCCGCTACGCGAAATCCTGA
- a CDS encoding GNAT family acetyltransferase, with protein MRIRPFLESDTEALIALWQRCGLTRPWNDPRRDILRKLGVQREWFLLGETDRQLVASVMAGYDGHRGWVNYLGVDPSYQRRGLGGLLMQAVETRLQAAGCPKINLQIRHDNDAAVGFYAALGYVEDATHSFGKRLIDDQDAAPQPSAAAVSREVVLASRNTKKLREMQALLSPLGWRVQAVSEFSDEEPEESAVSFVENALIKARHAAAVSGLPAIADDSGLEVAALGGAPGVRSARYAGVHGDDQANNQKLLESLAAMPGADRSARFVSLMVYLRHPDDPTPIVAEGAWRGRILEAPQGDSGFGYDPLFHVPETACSAAELAPEIKNAISHRGRAAAILLQRLREC; from the coding sequence ATGCGGATCCGGCCCTTTCTCGAATCCGACACCGAAGCGCTGATCGCGTTGTGGCAGCGCTGCGGCCTGACGCGGCCCTGGAACGACCCGCGCCGCGACATCCTGCGCAAGCTCGGCGTTCAGCGCGAGTGGTTTCTGCTGGGTGAGACCGACCGGCAACTGGTCGCCAGCGTGATGGCGGGTTACGACGGTCATCGCGGCTGGGTCAACTACCTGGGCGTGGACCCTTCGTATCAGCGCCGAGGCCTGGGTGGCCTGTTGATGCAGGCGGTCGAAACCCGCTTGCAGGCGGCGGGCTGTCCCAAGATCAATCTGCAGATCCGGCATGACAATGACGCGGCCGTCGGCTTCTATGCCGCGCTGGGCTATGTCGAGGACGCCACGCACAGCTTCGGCAAGCGCCTGATCGATGATCAAGACGCCGCGCCGCAGCCGAGTGCCGCTGCCGTGTCCCGCGAGGTCGTGCTGGCCAGTCGCAATACCAAGAAGCTGCGTGAAATGCAGGCGCTGCTGTCGCCACTCGGCTGGCGGGTGCAGGCGGTGTCCGAGTTCAGTGACGAGGAGCCCGAGGAAAGCGCGGTGAGCTTCGTCGAGAATGCGCTGATCAAGGCACGCCATGCCGCCGCAGTGTCCGGATTGCCGGCGATCGCGGACGATTCAGGGCTGGAAGTGGCGGCGCTTGGCGGCGCACCGGGCGTGCGCTCGGCACGCTACGCCGGCGTGCATGGCGACGATCAGGCCAACAACCAAAAGCTGCTCGAATCGCTGGCGGCGATGCCGGGCGCGGATCGTTCCGCGCGTTTCGTATCGCTGATGGTCTATTTGAGGCACCCCGACGACCCCACGCCGATCGTGGCCGAGGGCGCCTGGCGGGGCCGGATACTCGAAGCGCCGCAAGGCGACTCCGGATTCGGCTACGACCCGCTGTTCCATGTGCCGGAGACCGCGTGCAGTGCCGCCGAACTGGCGCCGGAGATCAAGAACGCGATCTCGCACCGTGGCCGCGCCGCGGCGATTCTGCTGCAGCGTCTGCGCGAGTGCTGA
- a CDS encoding SufE family protein, with amino-acid sequence MNVDELVENFELLGPWEERYRYLIDIGRKLPPMPDTAKNESNKVRGCMSQVWLDHELVPGEPERLKFYGDSDAHIVKGLIALLFMLVSERTPDEILNLDIAEAFARLGLENQITMNRRNGFYSMVERIRAMAAEHASAA; translated from the coding sequence ATGAACGTTGATGAACTCGTCGAGAATTTCGAACTGCTGGGGCCCTGGGAAGAGCGCTACCGCTACCTGATCGACATCGGCCGCAAGCTGCCGCCGATGCCGGACACTGCCAAGAACGAGTCGAACAAAGTCCGTGGCTGCATGTCGCAGGTCTGGCTCGACCATGAGCTTGTTCCCGGCGAACCCGAGCGACTGAAGTTCTATGGTGATTCGGACGCTCACATCGTCAAAGGTCTTATCGCCCTACTGTTCATGCTGGTGTCCGAACGAACGCCCGACGAAATATTGAATCTGGACATCGCCGAGGCTTTCGCACGGCTCGGTCTGGAGAACCAGATCACCATGAACCGCCGCAACGGTTTCTATTCGATGGTGGAGCGCATTCGCGCCATGGCCGCCGAACATGCCAGCGCCGCCTGA
- a CDS encoding DUF4124 domain-containing protein, with protein MPAPPDLLRMPGWVTALILCLASSAAAASPTYRWVDAQGQVHYSQTPPEQGTYSKYEPRAPGAHPAPAVESIDDFVESSETDELARAAAEHARQVARNERQQQCQAARDRLAYLDEKTARRLMRVDDNGERVRFTEDMFNAERDKALEQIANSCE; from the coding sequence ATGCCAGCGCCGCCTGATTTGCTGCGCATGCCGGGCTGGGTCACGGCACTGATCCTGTGCCTGGCGAGCAGCGCCGCTGCCGCAAGCCCGACCTATCGCTGGGTCGATGCTCAGGGCCAGGTCCACTATTCGCAGACGCCTCCCGAACAGGGCACCTACAGCAAGTACGAACCGCGGGCTCCCGGGGCCCACCCGGCACCCGCCGTTGAATCGATCGATGATTTCGTGGAGTCGAGTGAAACCGACGAACTCGCACGCGCCGCAGCGGAGCACGCACGCCAGGTCGCGCGAAATGAGCGCCAGCAGCAGTGCCAAGCCGCACGTGATCGATTGGCCTACCTTGACGAGAAGACGGCAAGGCGGCTGATGCGCGTCGACGACAATGGCGAGCGCGTGCGCTTCACTGAAGACATGTTCAACGCGGAGCGCGACAAGGCGCTCGAACAGATCGCCAACAGCTGCGAATGA
- the hemW gene encoding radical SAM family heme chaperone HemW has translation MLSRDAQPLALYVHFPWCVRKCPYCDFNSHPLRGEVPETAYVDALIRDLDFELRSFDTALAGRGLGSIFMGGGTPSLFSDAAIARLLDAVAARLPMAPDIEVTLEANPGTVDESHFRGYRAAGVNRLSIGVQSMDDAQLRALGRIHGRDDAIRAVDIARRAGFDNLNLDLMFALPQQTPEAAEADLRALIALSPEHVSYYHLTLEPNTAFAAAPPPLPDDDAAWTIHTAGQALLAEAGYAQYEVSAYARPNRRARHNLSYWTFGDYLGIGAGAHGKIGTGVSGIRRRARHKLPRLFLAGAGSAAALQSDSAVETADLPFEFMMNVLRLHEGFVPQAFVDATGLALDAIEIPLVRAQTLGLIERTPQRIRPSARGRDHLNSLIELFLPDA, from the coding sequence GTGCTGAGCCGGGACGCGCAGCCTTTGGCGCTGTACGTCCACTTCCCGTGGTGCGTGCGCAAATGCCCGTACTGTGATTTCAACTCGCACCCGCTGCGCGGCGAAGTGCCCGAAACCGCCTATGTCGATGCCTTGATCCGCGATCTCGATTTCGAGTTGCGCAGTTTCGATACGGCGCTGGCGGGGCGTGGTCTCGGTTCGATCTTCATGGGCGGCGGCACTCCCAGCTTGTTTTCCGATGCGGCAATCGCGCGCCTGCTCGACGCGGTGGCGGCGCGCCTGCCGATGGCGCCGGATATCGAGGTGACGCTGGAAGCCAACCCCGGCACGGTCGACGAATCGCATTTCCGCGGCTATCGCGCCGCCGGCGTCAATCGATTGTCGATCGGCGTGCAGTCGATGGACGATGCGCAGCTGCGCGCTCTGGGGCGCATCCATGGCCGGGACGATGCGATTCGCGCCGTGGACATCGCCCGGCGTGCCGGATTCGACAATCTCAATCTGGACCTGATGTTCGCCTTGCCGCAGCAGACGCCCGAGGCCGCCGAGGCGGACCTGCGCGCCCTGATCGCGCTGTCGCCCGAGCATGTGTCGTACTACCACCTGACGCTGGAACCGAATACCGCCTTCGCCGCGGCGCCGCCGCCGTTGCCGGATGATGACGCCGCCTGGACAATTCATACGGCGGGCCAGGCGCTGCTGGCCGAGGCTGGCTATGCGCAGTACGAGGTCTCGGCCTACGCCCGACCGAACCGCCGTGCGCGCCACAATCTCAGCTACTGGACCTTCGGCGACTATCTGGGCATCGGCGCCGGTGCGCACGGCAAGATCGGAACCGGTGTCTCCGGCATCCGTCGTCGCGCGCGCCACAAACTACCCAGGCTGTTTCTGGCGGGCGCCGGCAGCGCCGCCGCCTTGCAGAGCGACAGCGCGGTCGAGACGGCCGATCTGCCGTTCGAGTTCATGATGAACGTGCTGCGCCTGCATGAGGGTTTCGTCCCGCAGGCTTTTGTCGACGCGACCGGTCTGGCGCTGGACGCCATCGAAATCCCGCTCGTTCGGGCGCAGACTCTGGGTCTGATTGAACGTACGCCGCAGCGGATCCGCCCCAGCGCACGCGGTCGTGACCATCTCAACAGCCTGATCGAACTGTTTCTGCCCGATGCTTGA
- a CDS encoding citrate synthase, with translation MAQYSLINEDTGAKLELPVKQGTLGPIGLDVGKVYAKEDVFTYDPGFTSTCSCESAITYIDGDAGVLLYRGYPVDQLAEHSSFIEVAYLILYGELPSPSALEEFEASISRHTMINEGVKRFFDGFYYDAHPMSMLTGVVGALSAFYHDTSNSKDAKQRDIFAHRMIAKIPTIAAAAYKKYFGQPFMYPQNNLDYCSNLLHMMFSVPAEPYEVDPIAAKALDVLFILHADHEQNASTSTVRMAGSTGTNPYAAISSGIAALWGPAHGGANEAVLKMLEEIGTPDKAPEFLQKVKDKVEGVRLMGFGHRVYKNFDPRATIIREHCHRVLKHLGKENDPQLELAMKLEEAALSDDYFKERKLYPNVDFYSGIIYKALGIPVNMFTPMFAIARTVGWVAHWSEMVSEPLKIARPRQVYMGADKRDYVTVDKR, from the coding sequence ATGGCTCAGTACAGCCTTATCAACGAAGACACCGGCGCCAAGCTCGAACTTCCCGTCAAGCAGGGAACTCTCGGCCCGATCGGCCTCGATGTCGGCAAGGTGTACGCGAAAGAGGACGTCTTCACCTACGATCCGGGCTTCACCTCGACCTGCTCCTGCGAAAGCGCGATCACCTACATCGATGGTGATGCCGGCGTGCTGCTGTATCGCGGCTACCCCGTGGATCAGCTCGCCGAACACTCCAGCTTCATCGAAGTGGCCTACCTGATCCTGTACGGAGAGCTGCCGAGCCCGAGCGCGCTCGAGGAGTTCGAAGCCTCGATCAGTCGCCACACGATGATCAATGAGGGCGTGAAGCGTTTCTTCGACGGCTTCTATTACGACGCGCATCCGATGTCGATGCTGACCGGTGTGGTCGGCGCGCTGTCGGCGTTCTATCACGACACCAGCAACAGCAAGGATGCCAAGCAGCGCGACATTTTTGCGCATCGTATGATCGCCAAGATTCCGACGATCGCCGCGGCGGCCTACAAGAAGTACTTCGGCCAGCCGTTCATGTACCCGCAGAACAATCTCGACTACTGCAGCAACCTGCTGCACATGATGTTCTCGGTGCCGGCTGAACCGTACGAGGTCGACCCGATCGCCGCCAAGGCGCTCGACGTGCTGTTCATCCTGCATGCCGATCACGAGCAGAACGCGTCCACCTCCACGGTGCGCATGGCCGGCTCCACCGGCACCAATCCGTATGCCGCGATTTCGTCCGGCATCGCGGCCCTGTGGGGGCCGGCGCATGGTGGTGCCAACGAGGCCGTGCTGAAGATGCTCGAAGAAATCGGCACGCCGGACAAGGCGCCGGAATTCCTGCAGAAGGTCAAGGACAAGGTCGAGGGCGTGCGCCTGATGGGCTTCGGCCATCGCGTTTACAAGAATTTCGACCCGCGCGCCACGATCATCCGCGAGCACTGCCATCGTGTGCTCAAGCATCTCGGCAAGGAAAACGATCCGCAGCTCGAACTGGCGATGAAGCTCGAAGAGGCGGCGCTGTCGGACGACTACTTCAAGGAGCGCAAGCTCTATCCGAACGTCGACTTCTACTCCGGCATCATCTACAAGGCGCTCGGCATTCCGGTGAACATGTTCACCCCGATGTTCGCCATCGCCCGCACCGTGGGCTGGGTAGCCCACTGGTCGGAAATGGTGTCCGAACCGCTGAAGATCGCGCGCCCGCGTCAGGTCTACATGGGTGCCGACAAGCGTGACTACGTGACGGTCGACAAGCGCTGA
- a CDS encoding CsbD family protein, whose product MADDKRYEGKTENLKGKFKEGAGKVSGDEQLENEGKVDQKTGKIKDTIGKAKDTVKDVVSH is encoded by the coding sequence ATGGCAGACGACAAGCGCTACGAAGGCAAGACCGAAAATCTGAAGGGCAAGTTCAAGGAAGGTGCCGGCAAGGTTTCCGGCGACGAGCAACTCGAGAATGAAGGCAAGGTCGATCAGAAGACCGGCAAAATCAAGGATACGATCGGCAAGGCCAAAGATACCGTGAAGGATGTGGTCAGCCACTAG
- a CDS encoding CPXCG motif-containing cysteine-rich protein, with protein sequence MLEDAEIQCPYCWETIVLELDLSAGAQTYTEDCSVCCRPLLVRLETDGEAYSVHIQAEDE encoded by the coding sequence ATGCTTGAAGACGCCGAAATCCAATGTCCCTACTGCTGGGAGACCATCGTGCTCGAACTCGACCTTTCTGCCGGTGCGCAGACCTATACCGAGGACTGTTCGGTGTGCTGCCGGCCGCTGCTGGTGCGCCTGGAAACCGATGGCGAGGCCTATTCGGTGCACATCCAGGCCGAGGACGAGTAA
- a CDS encoding nucleotidyltransferase domain-containing protein produces the protein MDLQPLVHQLRQSLDGLLAVYLFGSHARDEARPDSDLDMAVYAGRRVDTEQLWALSGSLAAAANCDVDLVDLVAASTVMQYQIITRGRRLWALDSQASHYESFILSEKTELDTARAGLIADIRERGYVHGR, from the coding sequence ATGGACTTACAGCCGCTTGTGCATCAGCTTCGGCAGTCGCTGGACGGACTGCTCGCCGTCTACCTGTTCGGCAGCCATGCGCGCGACGAGGCGCGGCCGGACAGCGACCTCGACATGGCGGTATACGCCGGACGGCGTGTCGATACCGAACAACTGTGGGCGCTGTCCGGCAGCTTGGCCGCCGCCGCAAACTGCGACGTGGACCTGGTCGATCTGGTCGCGGCATCCACCGTCATGCAGTATCAGATCATCACGCGCGGGCGGCGCCTGTGGGCGCTCGATTCTCAGGCGTCGCATTACGAAAGCTTCATTCTCAGCGAGAAAACCGAACTCGATACGGCGCGGGCCGGTCTGATCGCTGACATTCGTGAGCGGGGATACGTGCATGGTCGATGA
- the rph gene encoding ribonuclease PH, with product MTRHSGRSADQLRPVSFVRGFTEHAEGSVLVSFGGTRVLCNATVEERVPGWRRDSGAGWLTAEYGMLPRATHDRSRREAAQGKQSGRTLEIQRLIGRSLRACVDLEALAGCTITIDCDVLQADGGTRTASITGGYVALVDAITKLRKQRKLKKDPLFGQIAAVSVGIVNGAPVLDLDYVEDSSAETDLNVVMNEAGGFVEVQGTAEGHAFRRDELDSMLGLASKGISELIAAQRAALEG from the coding sequence ATGACCCGACACTCCGGCCGTAGCGCCGACCAGCTTCGCCCTGTCTCTTTCGTTCGCGGCTTTACCGAACACGCGGAAGGCTCCGTGCTCGTGAGCTTCGGCGGCACGCGGGTCCTGTGCAACGCCACGGTGGAGGAGCGCGTGCCGGGTTGGCGTCGCGATTCCGGTGCGGGCTGGCTGACGGCCGAGTACGGCATGTTGCCGCGGGCTACCCACGACCGCAGCCGTCGCGAAGCGGCCCAAGGCAAGCAGAGCGGCCGTACGCTGGAAATCCAGCGCCTGATCGGCCGCAGCCTGCGCGCCTGCGTGGACCTCGAAGCGCTCGCCGGCTGCACCATCACCATCGACTGCGATGTACTGCAGGCCGACGGCGGCACCCGCACTGCCAGCATCACCGGTGGTTACGTTGCCCTGGTGGATGCGATCACCAAGCTGCGCAAACAGCGCAAGCTCAAGAAGGATCCCCTGTTCGGACAGATCGCCGCGGTGTCGGTCGGTATCGTCAACGGCGCGCCGGTGCTCGACCTGGATTATGTGGAGGACTCCAGCGCCGAGACCGATCTCAACGTCGTCATGAACGAAGCCGGTGGCTTCGTCGAGGTGCAGGGAACCGCGGAAGGCCATGCCTTCCGTCGTGACGAACTGGATTCGATGCTGGGGCTGGCGTCCAAGGGTATTTCCGAGCTGATCGCCGCACAGCGGGCCGCGCTCGAAGGCTGA